The stretch of DNA CAGGTATGCCGGGAAGGCGCACTGGTAAAGGGGGAAGAGAAACATGCTTAAGTCTATCGACGTCTTGATGGTCGGTGTCGGTGGCCAGGGAACCATTTTGGCCAGCAGGGTGCTGGCCCAGGCGGCCCAGGCGGCCGGCTACGACATTAAAGTTTCGGAAATCCACGGCATGGCGCAGCGGGGCGGCAGCGTGGTCACCCAGGTCCGCCTCGGCGAAAAAGTATATTCACCTCTGATTGTCAAAGGTGGCGCTGATGTTCTTCTGGCTTTTGAAAAATTAGAGGCCTTGCGCCTTCTCTCTTACCTTAAAAAGGATGGCGTATTAATTGTCAACGACCAGGCCATTGACCCTGTGCCGGTCCTGGTGGGGGCGGCGGAGTATCCGCCTGATATTCCGGAGTACCTGTGTACCACAGTACCCGGGACGCTGGTATTCGACGCTACGGAAATAGCGGGCCGCTGCGGGACTGCCAAGGCTGCCAATGTGGTGCTGCTGGGCGCGATGGCCCGCCGCCTGCCGATTGAACGGGCGATATGGGAAAAAGCGCTGGCTGAGCGGGTGCCGGCCAAACTTTTGGAAGTCAACCAAGCTGCTTTTGCGGCTGGTTATGAGCTTGGTTAGATTCGGACAACAATTATCATTAAGGACGATAAGGACGATGTTAAAAAAGCTGCAGGTAAACCCCGGCAGCTTTTTCTTTGGTTTGTTTAACCAACCGAATTTGTTCAAATATCTGGAAAAAGGGTTGATTGAAAGGCTGTGGTGTATGCGGGGAAAGCCTTTCGCAAGACTGTCTGGGTTTACTTGACAGGCTTGGGCGGAAGTATTAATCTAAAGTGTGAACCTCCTCCGGGACAAGCCCGGAGGCTTCTCGCGGAAGTTTCTCATTTTAACGAGAGCTACCCTGTCAAGTCAAGGTCTTACGCTCTCTCGTGAGCAACAGCACTGTGTCGCCACAGCCTTGGCCCGGTCCATGGGCATCTACTACTTTGCCAAATGGCTACGTAGATACGTGCTTTCTTCAAAAGCACCACAATCTCTTTCGGGAATTAGTTTTACGCAGCAACCCATTTGACCTGCTGCAACCCCGAACTGATTGTTAAAGAGCACAGGAATATTATACCATTGGGAACGCCTGTTTGTAAAGATGCTTGTCGCCCTACCGGGCGAAGGTCTATGAATTGATTTGGGATGGTAAAAACCCAAGGAGGGTAACTAATAAATGAGCGGTTTGGTAGAGGAGGTTCGTTCCAAGCTGGCGGAAGCCCTAAAAGGCTCCTTGCAGGCAGCCCGCCGTAGCGGGGCAATCCGGGTCGACGAAGTACCTGACTTTACGGTGGAAGTGCCGCGGGAAAAAGACCATGGGGATTTTGCCACCAACCTGGCCATGCTGCTGGCAAAACCGGCCCGCATGGCGCCGCGTAAAGCAGCAGAGATTTTAACCCAGCATTTTTCCCCGGTTGACTCATGGGTGGAGCGGGTGGAAATTGCCGGTCCGGGTTTTATCAACTTTTACCTTGATCCGGCCTGGGTTTACCAGGTCATCCCGGACATCTTGCACGCCGGCAGGGACTATGGCCGGCTGGATCTGGGCCACAATAAAAAGGTCCAGGTAGAATTTGTCAGCGCCAACCCCACCGGCCTCTTACATATGGGAAACGCTCGCGGGGCGGCCCTGGGGGACAGCATCGCCGCCATCCTGGATTTTGCTGGGTATGAGGTTAGCCGCGAGTACTATATCAACGATGCCGGCAACCAGATTGAAAATTTCGGCCTTTCCCTGGAAGCCCGCTACCTCCAGTTGTTCGGCCGCGACATACCTGTGCCCGAGGGTGGCTACCACGGGGAGGATATCCTTGCGTCCGCCTGCTCGTTCCGGGACTTGAACGGAGACTCTTACCTCGAACGTGACCCGGCTGAACGTCGTGCCGCCCTGGTGCAATTTGCGCTTGAGGAAAAACTGGGGCACATTAAAAGGGTCTTAAGCGATTTCGGCGTCAAGTATGATGTCTGGTTTTCCGAGCAGTCCCTGCACGATGCGGGGGCGGTTCAGAAAACCCTGGAATTTTTAAAAGGCCGGGGTTTTATTTATGAAAATGAGGAAGCCCTCTGGTTTAAGGCCACGGAATTCGGGGTCGAAAAGGACGAGGTGGTGGTGCGCTCCAACGGTGTGCCCACCTATTTTGCAGCAGATATCGCTTATCACTGGAACAAGTTTCAGCGGGGGTTTGACTGGGTTATTAACATTTGGGGAGCAGACCACCATGGCCATGTCCCCAGGATGAAGGGAGCGGTCGCGGCCCTGGGGTATGACCCGGCAGCGCTTGATGTGGTAATTATGCAACTGGTCCGTCTGTACAAGGGGGGAGAACTTGTCCGGATGTCCAAGCGATCGGGCCAGTTTGTAACCCTTGAGGAGCTGGTGGAGGAAGTAGGAAGGGATGCTGCCCGCTACTTCTTCGTCATGCGCGGCGCCGACAGCCACCTGGACTTTGACCTGGATTTAGCAAAGGCGGAGACCAATGAAAATCCGGTATATTACATCCAGTATGCTTATGCCCGTATCTGCAGCATTTTCCGGCAGCTCACCGAGCAGGGCGGGGCGCGACCACAGCCGGATCAGATCGATTACAGTCTGCTAAAAGAAGAAGCCGAGCTGGCGCTTGCCCGCAAATTGGCGGACTTTCCCGGTGAAGTTGCTTCAGCGGCAGTAGGGCTGGCGCCGCAGCGGATTGCCCGCTATCTCCACGAGCTGGCCGGGTTGCTGCACAGTTTTTACAACAGCCACCGTGTGATCACCTCGGATCAGGCGCTTACAGCAGCCCGCCTGGTACTGATGGACGCCACCCGCATCACTTTGAAAAACGCGTTGGGCCTCCTGGGTTTGACGGCTCCGGAAAGAATGTAGGACACTGTAAATAATGTTCTCCACTGGTCTCATATGGGCCTCTACATTTTTGACAATCTATTGACATGTCAAGTGGGCACATATAAAATGTTAAAGGAGTTTAATCAGCTTTTACAGGAAATCACAGGAGGCTGGCCATGGGCAAGTTCGTGTTTGTTACCGGTGGGGTCGTTTCATCTTTGGGAAAAGGAATTACAGCCGCCTCCCTGGGGCGGCTTTTAAAAAGCCGCGGCTTGCATGTCGCTATTCAGAAGCTCGATCCTTATATCAACGTCGACCCTGGAACCATGAGCCCTTACCAGCACGGGGAGGTTTTTGTGACCGAGGACGGCGCTGAGACAGACCTGGACCTGGGTCACTATGAGCGATTCATCGACATTAATATTTCCCGCAGCTGCAATGTAACTACGGGTGGGATTTATAGTTCTGTCATCAGTAAGGAGCGAAGGGGCGACTATCTTGGCGGCACGGTGCAGGTTATCCCCCATATTACCAACGAAATAAAGGAACAGGTCCGGCGTGTGGCTGCCGAATCCAACGCGGATGTGATTATTACCGAAATCGGGGGTACGGTGGGTGACATCGAATCACAGCCCTTTCTGGAAGCGATACGCCAGTTAAAATCGGATCTCGGGCGGGGAAACGTGGTCTATATTCATGTGACCCTGGTGCCTTACCTGCGGGCGGCGAACGAGTTGAAAACCAAGCCCACCCAGCACAGTGTCAAAGAACTCCGGGGCATCGGCATTCAGCCCGACGTAATCGTCTGCCGCAGTGAATTGCCCCTTTCAAAAGAAATGGAAGAAAAGCTGGCCTTATTCTGCGACATAGACAAAGAGGCGGTGATCCAGGCATTGGATGCACCGTCTATTTACGAAGTGCCTCTGGCGCTGGAACAAGAGGGACTGGCCGATATCGTTTTAAGAAAGCTGGGTATGCAAACCGGAACGCCTGATTTATCCGAATGGTCCGAAATGGTTTACAGGCTCAAGAACCTGCGTTATTTAACCAAAA from Pelotomaculum schinkii encodes:
- a CDS encoding indolepyruvate oxidoreductase subunit beta, coding for MLKSIDVLMVGVGGQGTILASRVLAQAAQAAGYDIKVSEIHGMAQRGGSVVTQVRLGEKVYSPLIVKGGADVLLAFEKLEALRLLSYLKKDGVLIVNDQAIDPVPVLVGAAEYPPDIPEYLCTTVPGTLVFDATEIAGRCGTAKAANVVLLGAMARRLPIERAIWEKALAERVPAKLLEVNQAAFAAGYELG
- a CDS encoding CTP synthase, producing MGKFVFVTGGVVSSLGKGITAASLGRLLKSRGLHVAIQKLDPYINVDPGTMSPYQHGEVFVTEDGAETDLDLGHYERFIDINISRSCNVTTGGIYSSVISKERRGDYLGGTVQVIPHITNEIKEQVRRVAAESNADVIITEIGGTVGDIESQPFLEAIRQLKSDLGRGNVVYIHVTLVPYLRAANELKTKPTQHSVKELRGIGIQPDVIVCRSELPLSKEMEEKLALFCDIDKEAVIQALDAPSIYEVPLALEQEGLADIVLRKLGMQTGTPDLSEWSEMVYRLKNLRYLTKIALVGKYVSLHDAYLSVAEALRHAGFYHESAVEIIWVDSEGVTPDNVHELLQDVDGILVPGGFGDRGIEGKIEAIRYARENGLPYLGLCLGMQLAVIEFCRNVLGWRDANSTEFNPGTRYPVIDLLPEQKDLDIKGGTMRLGGYPCKLLTGSKAHQAYKQELIVERHRHRYEMNNDFRSDIAGRGMVFSGTLPDGYLVEIIELPEHPWFVATQFHPEFKSRPNRAHPLFREFIGAARKYKEARYL
- the argS gene encoding arginine--tRNA ligase, producing MSGLVEEVRSKLAEALKGSLQAARRSGAIRVDEVPDFTVEVPREKDHGDFATNLAMLLAKPARMAPRKAAEILTQHFSPVDSWVERVEIAGPGFINFYLDPAWVYQVIPDILHAGRDYGRLDLGHNKKVQVEFVSANPTGLLHMGNARGAALGDSIAAILDFAGYEVSREYYINDAGNQIENFGLSLEARYLQLFGRDIPVPEGGYHGEDILASACSFRDLNGDSYLERDPAERRAALVQFALEEKLGHIKRVLSDFGVKYDVWFSEQSLHDAGAVQKTLEFLKGRGFIYENEEALWFKATEFGVEKDEVVVRSNGVPTYFAADIAYHWNKFQRGFDWVINIWGADHHGHVPRMKGAVAALGYDPAALDVVIMQLVRLYKGGELVRMSKRSGQFVTLEELVEEVGRDAARYFFVMRGADSHLDFDLDLAKAETNENPVYYIQYAYARICSIFRQLTEQGGARPQPDQIDYSLLKEEAELALARKLADFPGEVASAAVGLAPQRIARYLHELAGLLHSFYNSHRVITSDQALTAARLVLMDATRITLKNALGLLGLTAPERM